From the genome of Ralstonia pickettii, one region includes:
- a CDS encoding DUF485 domain-containing protein, translating to MQDGLVGKIEAHPKYAQLKQRRNRLGVVLTVLMLVVYYGYIALIAFDKPFLAKPVGTGVMSVGVPVGMAVIIFTVVITGIYVRRANSEYDQLTQDILKDVAK from the coding sequence ATGCAGGATGGATTGGTAGGAAAAATCGAGGCGCATCCGAAATATGCGCAGCTCAAGCAGCGACGCAACAGGCTTGGCGTCGTTCTGACGGTGCTGATGCTGGTGGTGTATTACGGCTACATCGCGCTGATCGCGTTCGATAAGCCCTTCCTCGCCAAGCCCGTGGGCACGGGCGTGATGAGTGTGGGCGTGCCAGTCGGCATGGCGGTCATCATTTTCACTGTCGTCATTACCGGCATCTACGTGCGCCGCGCCAACAGCGAATACGATCAACTGACGCAGGACATCCTGAAGGACGTCGCCAAATGA
- a CDS encoding cation acetate symporter — MKKMLSILLAASLAAGACGAAFAAGGDVGQTAKQATNTTAIVLFALFVAGTLWITKWAAKRTRSAADFYTAGGGITGFQNGLAISGDYMSAASFLGISAAVMTSGYDGLIYSIGFLVGWPIITFLMAERLRNLGKFTFADVAGYRFEQGPIRSFAAIGTLVVVAFYLIAQMVGAGQLIKLLFGLDYWIAVVIVGALMMVYVLFGGMTATTWVQIIKACMLLAGVTFMAIMVLAQYGFSPEALFAKAVQVKTAIAANAGKSPDDATKIGLSVMSPGGFIKDPISAISFGMALMFGTAGLPHILMRFFTVPDAKEARKSVFWATTWIGYFYILIFIIGFGAITLVLTNPEMADVAKGVIKGGAGTANMAAVLVAKSVGGDVFYGFISAVAFATILAVVAGLTLSGASAVSHDLYATVFKNGKANSADELKVSRITTLVLGVIAVLLGIAFEKQNIAFMVSLAFAVAASANFPVLFLSMLWKGCTTRGAVIGGFLGLISSVGLTIVSPSVWEATLGYPKGSAWFPYTSPALFSMTIGFVGVWLFSVLDSSVRAKNEKASFAAQQVRSETGLGAAGASGH; from the coding sequence ATGAAGAAGATGCTTTCAATCTTGCTGGCGGCGTCATTGGCCGCAGGCGCCTGCGGAGCAGCCTTCGCTGCGGGTGGCGATGTCGGACAGACCGCCAAGCAGGCCACCAACACCACGGCCATCGTGCTCTTCGCACTGTTTGTGGCCGGCACGCTGTGGATCACGAAGTGGGCGGCCAAGCGCACGCGCTCCGCGGCAGATTTCTACACCGCGGGCGGCGGCATCACCGGTTTCCAGAATGGCCTGGCTATTTCGGGCGACTACATGTCGGCGGCGTCCTTCCTGGGCATTTCCGCCGCCGTGATGACCTCCGGCTACGACGGCCTGATCTACTCCATCGGCTTTCTGGTCGGCTGGCCGATCATCACGTTCCTGATGGCCGAACGGCTGCGCAACCTTGGCAAGTTCACCTTTGCAGACGTGGCGGGCTATCGCTTCGAGCAAGGCCCGATCCGCAGCTTTGCCGCGATCGGCACACTGGTCGTGGTGGCGTTCTATTTGATCGCCCAGATGGTGGGGGCAGGTCAACTCATCAAATTGCTGTTCGGGCTGGATTACTGGATCGCGGTGGTGATCGTCGGCGCGTTGATGATGGTCTACGTGCTCTTCGGCGGCATGACCGCAACGACCTGGGTGCAGATCATCAAGGCGTGCATGCTGTTGGCGGGCGTGACCTTCATGGCGATCATGGTGCTGGCGCAGTACGGCTTCAGCCCGGAAGCGCTGTTTGCCAAGGCGGTGCAGGTGAAGACCGCCATTGCTGCCAACGCGGGCAAGTCGCCGGACGACGCAACCAAGATCGGCTTGTCCGTGATGTCGCCGGGTGGCTTTATCAAGGATCCGATTTCGGCCATCTCGTTCGGCATGGCGCTGATGTTCGGCACCGCCGGCCTGCCGCACATTCTGATGCGTTTCTTTACGGTGCCCGATGCCAAGGAGGCGCGCAAATCGGTCTTCTGGGCCACCACCTGGATCGGCTACTTCTACATCCTGATCTTCATCATCGGTTTTGGCGCCATCACGCTGGTGCTGACCAACCCGGAAATGGCCGATGTGGCCAAGGGCGTGATCAAGGGCGGCGCAGGCACGGCCAACATGGCGGCCGTGCTGGTGGCCAAATCGGTGGGCGGCGATGTGTTCTACGGCTTCATTTCGGCCGTGGCCTTTGCCACGATTCTGGCGGTGGTGGCGGGGCTGACGCTGTCGGGCGCGTCGGCCGTGTCGCATGATCTCTACGCCACGGTATTCAAGAACGGCAAGGCCAACAGCGCCGATGAGCTGAAGGTCTCGCGTATCACCACGCTGGTCCTGGGCGTGATCGCCGTGCTGCTGGGCATTGCGTTTGAAAAGCAGAACATCGCGTTCATGGTGTCGCTGGCGTTTGCGGTGGCGGCATCGGCCAACTTCCCGGTGTTGTTCCTGTCGATGCTGTGGAAGGGCTGTACCACGCGTGGCGCGGTCATCGGCGGGTTCCTGGGGCTGATCTCGTCGGTCGGCTTGACGATCGTTTCGCCGTCGGTGTGGGAAGCCACACTCGGCTATCCGAAGGGCTCGGCGTGGTTCCCGTACACATCGCCCGCGCTGTTCTCGATGACGATCGGCTTCGTGGGCGTGTGGCTGTTCTCCGTGCTGGACAGCAGCGTTCGCGCCAAGAACGAAAAGGCGTCGTTTGCCGCGCAACAGGTCCGCTCGGAAACGGGCCTCGGTGCGGCTGGCGCATCGGGCCACTGA
- a CDS encoding DUF294 nucleotidyltransferase-like domain-containing protein, which translates to MPSAFNFAVWPFDCLNQDEQRLVRDAVDIGYYPEGQTILDAGAAPLHLFVIIKGRVAQYDGDELIATYGPDDCFDGRALVAGKASSSFVAAEEVVAYQVARQAVRDLIAANATFGALLFSDLGSKLSAIAQRQSMETMQSLAVSHVSDAFIRPAHFVDAGTDVVSVVKLFQALNTSNVLVRDGTASPPRVGIFTRSSLQRAVLQGTPLDRLPVGQMSQFSLITVPASAQISDALTLMLRHRVHRLVVTRGDEILGLLESLDVFSFLANHSYLLTVQINLAQDLDALAQVAAQITRMVALLTRGGSRIDHVASLVREINARLFERAWQMVAPPELVENSCLFVMGSEGRGEQLLKTDQDNALVLRDGYVPPADLQRIVTRFSDALGAFGYPPCPGGIMLSRPEWCMTASDFARRIREWLILPSPEGLMHLAIFFDAHPVCGDAALLNQLRRALLELTVDNDAVLGRFAAAVEAFSAAPGWRDRLLGFGDSDPVLDVKKEGIFPIVHGVRSLALAHRILDETGTVPRLEALVRAGALDAHMAAELGDSLHFLMTLRLKAGLAEIDAHQPVSSDVHLARLSSLERDLLKDALSTVKRFKTLLRQRWRTEWM; encoded by the coding sequence ATGCCCAGCGCTTTCAACTTCGCCGTCTGGCCGTTCGATTGCCTCAATCAGGACGAGCAGCGCCTGGTGCGCGATGCGGTCGACATCGGCTATTACCCAGAAGGGCAGACCATCCTGGATGCAGGTGCCGCACCGCTGCACCTGTTCGTGATCATCAAAGGCCGTGTCGCCCAGTACGACGGCGACGAGCTGATCGCCACCTACGGCCCCGACGATTGCTTTGACGGCCGGGCGCTGGTGGCCGGCAAGGCGAGCAGCAGCTTCGTCGCTGCTGAAGAAGTGGTGGCTTATCAGGTGGCACGTCAGGCGGTGCGCGACCTTATTGCTGCCAACGCCACCTTCGGTGCGCTGCTTTTTTCCGATCTCGGCAGCAAGCTCAGCGCCATTGCACAGCGGCAGAGCATGGAGACGATGCAGTCGCTGGCCGTCTCGCATGTGAGCGATGCCTTCATCCGGCCTGCCCATTTTGTCGATGCCGGCACGGACGTGGTCTCCGTGGTGAAGCTGTTTCAGGCACTGAACACCTCGAATGTGCTCGTGCGCGATGGCACCGCCAGCCCGCCGCGAGTGGGCATCTTCACACGCAGTTCGTTGCAACGCGCCGTCCTGCAAGGCACTCCGCTGGATCGTCTGCCGGTGGGGCAGATGAGCCAGTTCTCGCTGATCACCGTGCCGGCCTCTGCGCAGATCAGCGACGCGCTGACATTGATGCTGCGCCATCGCGTGCACCGGCTGGTCGTCACCCGCGGGGATGAGATTCTCGGTTTGCTGGAATCACTGGATGTGTTCAGCTTTCTTGCCAACCACTCCTATCTGCTGACAGTCCAGATCAACCTGGCGCAGGATTTGGACGCGCTCGCCCAGGTGGCAGCGCAGATTACGCGGATGGTCGCGTTGCTCACGCGTGGCGGCTCGCGCATTGACCACGTCGCCAGTCTCGTGCGCGAAATCAACGCCCGCCTGTTTGAACGCGCCTGGCAGATGGTTGCGCCCCCCGAACTCGTTGAAAACAGTTGCCTGTTCGTCATGGGCAGTGAGGGGCGCGGCGAGCAACTGCTCAAGACCGATCAGGACAACGCGTTGGTACTGCGCGATGGCTACGTGCCACCCGCGGATCTGCAGCGTATCGTCACGCGCTTCTCCGATGCGCTGGGCGCATTCGGCTACCCGCCGTGCCCCGGCGGCATCATGCTGAGCCGGCCCGAGTGGTGCATGACCGCGAGTGACTTCGCGCGGCGCATTCGCGAATGGCTCATCCTGCCGAGCCCCGAGGGCCTGATGCATCTGGCGATTTTCTTCGATGCGCATCCGGTGTGCGGCGATGCCGCCTTGCTCAACCAACTGCGGCGCGCTCTGCTGGAATTGACGGTCGACAATGACGCCGTCCTCGGCCGCTTTGCCGCTGCTGTTGAAGCTTTCAGCGCCGCGCCGGGCTGGCGCGATCGCCTGCTTGGGTTTGGCGACTCCGACCCCGTACTCGATGTGAAGAAGGAGGGCATCTTCCCGATCGTTCATGGGGTGCGCAGCCTTGCGCTCGCCCACCGGATACTCGACGAGACAGGCACCGTGCCGCGCCTGGAAGCTCTGGTGCGCGCCGGGGCGCTCGACGCGCACATGGCCGCCGAGCTGGGCGATAGCCTGCACTTCCTGATGACGCTGCGGCTTAAAGCCGGGCTGGCGGAAATCGATGCGCATCAACCTGTGTCGAGCGACGTGCATCTGGCGCGCCTTTCGTCGCTGGAGCGCGATCTGCTCAAGGACGCGCTGAGCACCGTCAAACGGTTCAAAACGCTGCTCCGGCAGCGCTGGCGGACCGAGTGGATGTGA
- a CDS encoding 3'-5' exonuclease, giving the protein MGGRLASWLQVLQRQRQMRKLRDPAFRFLLDAPPPGEWVALDCETTGLNVRTDEVVSIGAVRIVGNRILTSERLELLIRPQGEMRPESICVHRLRNRDLDSGVSIEQAIHALLHFIGSRPLVGYYLEFDVAMLNRVVVPMLGIGLPQPKIEVSALYYDYRFQQLPPYRQQGDADLDLRFATVMKELDLPTWDAHDALNDAVMAALAFVKLRQLGAA; this is encoded by the coding sequence ATGGGTGGGCGGCTTGCGAGCTGGCTGCAGGTTCTGCAAAGGCAGCGCCAGATGCGAAAGTTGCGCGATCCGGCGTTCCGCTTCCTGCTTGATGCACCGCCCCCAGGCGAGTGGGTCGCGCTTGATTGCGAGACCACCGGCCTGAACGTGCGCACCGACGAGGTTGTCTCCATCGGTGCCGTCCGTATCGTCGGCAATCGCATTCTGACAAGCGAACGCCTGGAGCTGCTGATCCGGCCGCAAGGGGAGATGCGCCCGGAAAGCATCTGCGTGCATCGCCTGCGCAATCGCGACCTGGACAGCGGGGTGTCGATCGAGCAGGCCATTCATGCACTGCTGCACTTCATTGGCAGCAGGCCTCTGGTCGGCTACTACCTTGAGTTCGATGTGGCGATGCTCAATCGGGTGGTGGTGCCCATGCTCGGCATCGGATTGCCGCAGCCCAAGATCGAAGTCTCGGCCCTTTACTACGACTATCGATTCCAGCAGCTGCCGCCGTATCGGCAGCAGGGCGACGCCGATCTCGACCTGCGCTTCGCCACCGTCATGAAGGAACTCGACTTGCCGACCTGGGATGCGCACGACGCGCTGAACGACGCGGTGATGGCTGCGTTGGCCTTTGTGAAGCTGCGCCAATTGGGAGCAGCGTAA
- a CDS encoding DUF4212 domain-containing protein: MSITPGTPARRRWIANMRWIAALLAVWFVVTFVIAFFARDLSMHLFNSDWTFAYWVGAQGAPIVYVLITVLYAWRTNRAADTAAEHEEAVQRDTSEPTQPPSI; encoded by the coding sequence ATGAGCATCACGCCCGGAACGCCAGCGCGCCGCAGGTGGATTGCCAACATGCGTTGGATCGCAGCGCTGCTCGCAGTGTGGTTCGTGGTGACGTTTGTGATCGCGTTTTTTGCACGCGACCTGTCGATGCACCTCTTCAACTCGGACTGGACCTTCGCGTACTGGGTTGGCGCGCAAGGTGCGCCCATCGTCTATGTGCTGATTACCGTGCTGTATGCATGGCGCACCAACCGCGCTGCAGATACGGCCGCCGAACACGAAGAAGCGGTGCAGCGCGATACGTCGGAACCCACCCAGCCGCCGTCCATCTGA
- a CDS encoding sensor histidine kinase produces MGDRLAWPWRRHRALPRERAGTAPGADGRDDGGDGGGNLADTLPHLEDDATRPVARSLFGEILDWMLAPLLLLWPMSIAVTYLVAKSIANAPYDRALESSAIVLSQQLREVNGRVTLQLPISAREILRADETDNIYYQVLGTNGEFVSGDRDLPLPPEEDANAGGLVQLRDDHIHGTEIRVAYTFVQRPGPGDKPALVQVAETLDKRAQLANEIIKGVILPQFVILPLAVILVWFGLTRGLAPLNAIQERIRARNPGDTSPIDEGAAPQELTPLVASFNDLLGRLEQSVHTQKRFIADAAHQMKTPLAGLRMQAELAQREQSPDELRRTLAHIADSSDRTAHLVKQLLSLARMENMGATDGLVPLDICALSRQVVADWLPKAWAKQIDLGFEEPGLPVTISGNATMLAEMLNNLLDNAIRYTPDGGHVTVRVTTAPFEPFVFIDVDDTGPGIPVAERERVMQRFYRILGTQAEGSGLGLAIVREIVQQHGGDIEVLDNVYQASPRLAGARFRITLHRASAGEEATA; encoded by the coding sequence ATGGGTGATCGGCTGGCCTGGCCGTGGCGTCGGCATCGCGCGTTGCCGCGCGAACGTGCCGGCACGGCGCCAGGGGCAGACGGCCGCGATGACGGAGGCGATGGCGGCGGCAACCTCGCCGACACCCTCCCCCACCTCGAAGACGACGCCACGCGGCCCGTCGCCCGATCCCTCTTCGGCGAAATTCTCGACTGGATGCTCGCGCCGCTGCTGTTGCTGTGGCCGATGAGCATTGCGGTGACGTACCTGGTGGCCAAGTCGATCGCGAATGCGCCATATGACCGCGCGCTGGAATCGAGCGCGATCGTGCTCAGCCAGCAACTGCGCGAGGTGAATGGCCGCGTGACGCTGCAGCTGCCGATCTCGGCGCGTGAGATTTTGCGTGCAGACGAAACCGACAATATCTATTACCAGGTGCTCGGCACCAACGGGGAGTTTGTCTCCGGGGACCGCGACCTGCCGCTGCCGCCCGAGGAAGACGCCAACGCGGGCGGCCTCGTGCAACTGCGCGACGACCACATCCACGGCACAGAGATCCGTGTTGCCTACACGTTTGTGCAGCGGCCTGGCCCCGGCGATAAGCCCGCGCTGGTGCAGGTGGCGGAAACGCTCGACAAGCGCGCGCAACTGGCCAACGAAATCATCAAGGGCGTGATCCTGCCGCAGTTCGTGATCCTGCCGCTCGCGGTGATCCTGGTGTGGTTCGGGCTGACGCGTGGGCTGGCGCCGCTCAATGCGATTCAGGAGCGCATTCGCGCGCGTAACCCGGGCGACACCAGCCCCATCGATGAAGGGGCCGCACCCCAGGAGCTGACGCCGCTCGTGGCGTCATTCAATGATCTGCTCGGGCGACTGGAGCAATCGGTGCATACGCAGAAGCGTTTCATTGCGGATGCCGCGCATCAGATGAAGACGCCGCTGGCCGGTCTGCGCATGCAGGCCGAGCTGGCACAGCGCGAACAATCGCCCGACGAACTGCGCCGCACGCTCGCGCATATCGCCGACAGCTCGGATCGCACCGCACACCTCGTCAAGCAGTTGCTCTCGCTGGCGCGCATGGAAAACATGGGTGCCACCGACGGCTTGGTGCCGCTCGATATCTGCGCGCTTTCACGTCAAGTGGTGGCTGACTGGCTGCCCAAGGCGTGGGCCAAGCAGATCGACCTTGGCTTTGAGGAACCCGGGCTGCCGGTCACGATTTCGGGCAATGCGACGATGCTCGCCGAGATGCTCAACAACCTGCTCGACAACGCGATCCGCTATACGCCCGATGGCGGACATGTCACCGTGCGCGTGACCACCGCGCCATTCGAGCCGTTCGTCTTCATCGACGTCGATGACACTGGCCCCGGCATCCCAGTGGCCGAGCGCGAACGCGTGATGCAGCGCTTTTACCGCATTCTTGGCACACAGGCCGAGGGCAGCGGTCTGGGCTTGGCCATCGTGCGCGAGATCGTGCAGCAGCACGGCGGAGACATCGAGGTGCTCGACAACGTGTATCAGGCATCGCCGCGGCTGGCGGGCGCGCGCTTTCGCATCACGCTGCATCGCGCCTCGGCCGGCGAGGAGGCCACCGCATGA
- a CDS encoding response regulator — protein sequence MRILIAEDDATLADGLTRSLRQAGYAVDQASDGATADAALSAQTAQTYDLLILDVGLPRMSGLEVLKRLRSRGAMLPVLILTAADSVEERVKGLDLGADDYMAKPFALSELEARVRALVRRGTGGGATLVRHGPLAFDQVGRIAYIHDQVVELSAREIGLLEILLARVGRLVSKEQLVDHLCGWGEEVSNNAIEVYIHRLRKKIEVEGIRIATVRGLGYCLERVATPTTTAAAHG from the coding sequence ATGCGCATCCTGATTGCCGAAGACGACGCCACGCTGGCGGACGGGCTCACACGCTCGCTGCGCCAGGCGGGTTATGCCGTCGACCAAGCCTCCGACGGGGCGACTGCCGACGCAGCGCTGTCCGCACAGACGGCCCAGACCTATGACCTGCTGATTCTCGACGTGGGCCTGCCGCGCATGTCGGGGCTGGAGGTTCTCAAGCGCCTGCGCTCGCGCGGGGCCATGCTGCCGGTGCTGATCCTGACCGCCGCCGACAGCGTGGAAGAGCGCGTCAAGGGCCTGGACCTGGGCGCCGACGACTACATGGCCAAACCGTTCGCGCTGTCCGAGCTGGAAGCGCGCGTGCGTGCGCTGGTGCGGCGCGGCACGGGCGGCGGTGCCACGCTCGTGCGCCATGGGCCGCTGGCGTTCGATCAGGTCGGGCGCATTGCCTATATCCATGATCAGGTGGTGGAACTGTCGGCGCGCGAGATCGGGCTGCTGGAGATTCTGCTCGCGCGCGTCGGCCGCCTGGTGTCGAAAGAACAGCTGGTCGACCACCTGTGCGGCTGGGGCGAAGAAGTCAGCAACAACGCCATTGAGGTCTATATCCACCGCCTGCGCAAGAAAATCGAGGTGGAAGGCATCCGCATCGCTACCGTGCGCGGACTCGGCTACTGCCTGGAACGCGTGGCCACCCCGACGACCACCGCCGCCGCCCATGGGTGA
- the recA gene encoding recombinase RecA, whose translation MEDGKKAAAMSAEKQKALAAALAQIEKQFGKGSIMKMGDAEVEPVQVVSTGSLGLDVALGVGGLPRGRVIEIYGPESSGKTTLTLQVVAEMQKLGGTCAFIDAEHALDVTYADKIGVSVPDLLISQPDTGEQALEIADALVRSGSVDLIVIDSVAALVPKAEIEGEMGDALPGLQARLMSQALRKLTGTIKKTNCMVIFINQIRMKIGVMFGSPETTTGGNALKFYASVRLDIRRIGSIKKGDDVVGNETKVKVVKNKVAPPFREAIFDILYGQGVSREGEIIDLGVEAKIVEKSGAWYSYGGERIGQGRDNCREYLRENPDLARDIENKVREALGVTPMGAVAVAEEVGEE comes from the coding sequence ATGGAAGACGGTAAGAAGGCAGCCGCGATGAGCGCAGAAAAGCAGAAGGCGCTGGCTGCCGCGCTCGCGCAGATCGAAAAGCAGTTCGGCAAGGGCTCCATCATGAAGATGGGCGACGCCGAGGTCGAGCCGGTCCAGGTCGTGTCGACGGGTTCGCTCGGGTTGGACGTGGCGCTGGGCGTTGGCGGCCTGCCGCGCGGCCGCGTCATTGAAATCTACGGTCCCGAATCGTCGGGTAAGACCACGCTGACGCTGCAAGTGGTTGCCGAGATGCAGAAACTGGGCGGCACGTGCGCCTTCATCGACGCGGAACATGCGCTTGACGTCACTTATGCCGACAAGATTGGCGTGAGCGTGCCGGACCTGCTGATCTCCCAGCCGGACACGGGCGAACAGGCCCTGGAAATTGCCGATGCGCTGGTGCGCTCAGGCTCGGTCGACCTGATCGTCATCGATTCGGTGGCCGCACTGGTGCCGAAGGCTGAAATCGAAGGCGAAATGGGCGACGCGCTGCCCGGCCTGCAGGCCCGTCTGATGAGCCAGGCGCTGCGCAAGTTGACCGGCACCATCAAGAAGACCAATTGCATGGTCATCTTCATCAACCAGATCCGCATGAAGATCGGCGTGATGTTCGGCTCGCCGGAAACCACCACGGGCGGTAACGCACTGAAGTTCTACGCTTCGGTGCGTTTGGACATCCGGCGCATCGGCTCGATCAAGAAGGGCGACGACGTGGTCGGCAACGAAACCAAGGTCAAGGTCGTCAAGAACAAGGTGGCGCCGCCGTTCCGCGAAGCCATCTTCGACATCCTTTACGGCCAGGGTGTGTCGCGCGAAGGCGAAATCATCGACCTCGGCGTGGAAGCCAAGATCGTTGAAAAGTCCGGCGCCTGGTACAGCTACGGTGGCGAGCGAATCGGCCAAGGCCGCGACAACTGCCGTGAATACCTGCGCGAAAACCCCGACCTCGCCCGCGACATCGAGAACAAGGTCCGCGAGGCACTGGGCGTGACGCCAATGGGCGCCGTGGCGGTGGCCGAGGAAGTCGGAGAAGAGTAA
- the recX gene encoding recombination regulator RecX, with protein sequence MPLPRPPLSLKARALGYLSRREHSRVELRRKLVPHAESVEEVDTLLDWLEGENWLSNTRFAESMVHRRAGRYGTARLMQELKTHQLGEETLGEVKAQLQSTEAARAKALWEKRFGRPPADLAERAKQVRYMMARGFSRSVVSRIIAGADELLEDGDESA encoded by the coding sequence ATGCCGTTGCCGCGCCCACCGTTGTCGCTGAAGGCTCGTGCGCTGGGCTATCTGTCTCGGCGCGAGCACAGTCGCGTCGAATTGCGCCGTAAGTTGGTGCCGCACGCCGAATCCGTCGAAGAGGTCGATACGCTGCTGGATTGGCTTGAGGGCGAAAACTGGCTGTCCAACACGCGTTTTGCCGAAAGCATGGTGCACCGCCGCGCGGGTCGTTACGGTACAGCGCGCTTGATGCAGGAGTTGAAAACGCATCAGCTCGGCGAAGAAACGCTGGGCGAGGTCAAGGCGCAGCTGCAAAGCACCGAAGCTGCGCGGGCCAAAGCCCTATGGGAAAAGCGCTTCGGCCGCCCACCGGCCGATCTGGCTGAACGAGCCAAGCAGGTGCGCTACATGATGGCGCGCGGTTTCTCTCGTTCCGTCGTGTCGCGCATCATCGCTGGAGCCGATGAACTGTTGGAAGATGGCGACGAGTCGGCCTGA
- a CDS encoding DUF2889 domain-containing protein yields the protein MPLSDPVPRVMRHRRAITVEAYLREDGLWDIEAHLTDTKPRDIPLASGGVRPEGQPLHDLWLRVTIDTHMNVVDAEACSDWVPYPTHCDTIGPAYRKLIGLNLMKGFRKASRERLGGVAGCTHLTELCGVLPTAAIQAFAGDVFPVRDNSNDLRPVEAGEKPPYQLHGCHALHLEGEVVRKHYPRWFAYQPEAKIQPPPTELSLEPSS from the coding sequence ATGCCTCTGTCTGATCCCGTCCCGCGCGTCATGCGCCACCGCCGTGCCATCACGGTGGAGGCCTATTTGCGGGAAGACGGCCTATGGGACATCGAAGCGCACCTGACCGACACCAAACCACGCGACATCCCCCTGGCGAGCGGCGGCGTACGCCCCGAGGGCCAGCCGCTCCATGACCTGTGGCTGCGAGTGACCATCGACACCCATATGAACGTCGTGGATGCGGAAGCGTGTTCCGACTGGGTGCCGTACCCCACACACTGCGACACGATCGGCCCGGCCTACCGGAAACTCATCGGCCTGAACCTGATGAAGGGTTTTCGAAAGGCCTCGCGTGAGAGACTCGGCGGCGTGGCGGGCTGTACGCACCTCACCGAGCTGTGTGGCGTGCTGCCGACCGCCGCCATCCAGGCTTTTGCCGGCGATGTATTCCCGGTGCGCGATAACTCCAACGACCTGCGTCCTGTCGAAGCCGGCGAGAAGCCGCCTTACCAACTCCACGGCTGCCATGCCCTGCATTTAGAGGGTGAGGTGGTCCGCAAGCATTACCCGCGCTGGTTTGCATACCAGCCCGAAGCCAAGATCCAACCGCCACCCACCGAGCTGTCGCTTGAGCCCTCGTCCTGA
- the sucC gene encoding ADP-forming succinate--CoA ligase subunit beta, translating into MNIHEYQGKEILRKYNVPVPRGIPAFSVDEAIKAAETLGGPVWVVKAQIHAGGRGKGGGVKVAKSIEQVKEYASSILGMTLVTHQTGPEGKLVKRLLIEEGADIKKELYVSLVVDRVSQQVALMASSEGGMDIEEVAESHPEKIHTLLIDPQAGLQDAQADDIARKIGVPDASIAQARQALQGLYKAFWETDASQAEINPLILTGDGKVIALDAKFNFDSNALFRHPEIVAYRDLDEEDPAEIEASKFDLAYISLDGNIGCLVNGAGLAMATMDTIKLFGGEPANFLDVGGGATTEKVTEAFKLMLKNPDVKAILVNIFGGIMRCDVIAEGVIAAAKAVSLSVPLVVRMKGTNEDLGKKMLADSGLPIIAADTMAEAAEKVVAAAAGK; encoded by the coding sequence ATGAATATCCATGAGTACCAAGGCAAGGAAATCCTGCGCAAATACAATGTGCCGGTTCCGCGCGGCATTCCGGCCTTCTCGGTCGACGAGGCCATCAAGGCTGCTGAAACCCTCGGCGGCCCGGTGTGGGTCGTGAAGGCACAGATTCATGCGGGTGGCCGTGGCAAGGGCGGCGGCGTGAAGGTTGCCAAGAGCATCGAGCAGGTCAAGGAATACGCCAGCAGCATCCTGGGCATGACGCTGGTGACGCACCAGACCGGTCCGGAAGGCAAGCTGGTCAAGCGCCTGCTGATTGAAGAAGGCGCGGACATCAAGAAGGAACTGTACGTGTCGCTGGTGGTGGACCGTGTGTCGCAGCAAGTGGCGCTGATGGCCTCGAGCGAAGGCGGCATGGACATCGAAGAAGTCGCCGAATCGCACCCGGAAAAGATCCACACGCTGCTGATCGATCCGCAAGCCGGTCTGCAAGACGCTCAGGCTGACGACATCGCTCGCAAGATCGGCGTGCCGGATGCTTCGATCGCGCAAGCCCGCCAAGCTCTGCAAGGCCTGTACAAGGCGTTCTGGGAAACCGACGCTTCGCAAGCTGAAATCAACCCGCTGATCCTGACCGGCGACGGCAAGGTCATCGCACTGGACGCCAAGTTCAACTTCGACTCGAACGCACTGTTCCGTCACCCGGAAATCGTCGCCTACCGCGATCTGGATGAAGAAGACCCGGCGGAAATCGAAGCCTCGAAGTTTGACCTGGCTTACATCTCGCTCGACGGCAACATCGGCTGCCTGGTGAACGGCGCTGGTCTGGCCATGGCCACGATGGACACCATCAAGCTGTTCGGCGGCGAGCCGGCCAACTTCCTCGACGTGGGCGGCGGTGCCACCACCGAGAAGGTGACCGAAGCCTTCAAGCTGATGCTGAAGAACCCGGACGTGAAGGCCATTCTGGTCAACATCTTCGGCGGCATCATGCGTTGCGACGTGATCGCCGAAGGCGTGATCGCTGCAGCCAAGGCTGTGTCGCTGTCGGTGCCGCTGGTGGTGCGCATGAAGGGTACTAACGAAGACCTCGGCAAGAAGATGCTGGCCGACTCGGGTCTGCCCATCATCGCCGCAGACACGATGGCAGAGGCCGCCGAGAAAGTCGTGGCCGCAGCCGCCGGCAAGTAA